The following DNA comes from Leucoraja erinacea ecotype New England chromosome 38, Leri_hhj_1, whole genome shotgun sequence.
ccgaccaatgagccTGATAGATACACAAGCTCTTTcgaacacactaagggcaatttacagaaaccgattaacctacaaacttacaaaGTGTGGGGGtggaccggagcacccggagaaaacctatgctgtaacgtagagaacgtgcaaactctgtacaggcagcatctgtagtcaggatcaaacccgggtctctggatgtgtaggaaggaactgcagatgctggtttaaattgaagatagacacgaaatactggagtaactcagcgggacaggcagcatctctggagagaaggaatgggtgacgttttggttcgatgcccttcttcagactagaaacatagaaaataggtgcaggaggaggtcattcggccctttgagccagcaccaccattcattgtgatcatggctgatcgtcccctatcaataacccgtgcctgccttctccccatatcccttgactccactagcccctagagctaaatctaactctctcttaaatccatccagtgatttggcctccactgccctctgtggcagggaattccacaaattcacaactctctgggtgaaaatgttttttctcacctcagtgttaaatgacctctcctttattctaagactgtggcccctggttctggactcgcccaacattgggaacatttttcctgcatctagcttgtccagtccttttataattatatatgtttctataaggggccccctcatccttccaaactccagtgaatacaagcctagtcttttcaatctttcttcatatgacagtcccgccatcccagggatcaatctcgtgggaTGTTGGATCCCTGGATTCCAGATAAGGTTTGGGCTGAATGGTTTGGGGAGTAAGTCTGGGTTagcactggggggggggaggttgaggagTGTGGTGTTGAGTCGGGTGCCAGCTACCTGAGTTGATGGTGTTCTCTTGCATCGGCAGGTCTCCATGGTGGGCAAGGGGGTGAAGCGGAAGCGGCATGCCGAGGGGGGGCTGGACCCCTCCTTCCAGAAGCTGGCCGACTGCCCGCAGTCCTACAGCCTGAAGCGGCAGCTGGTGCTCAACACGTCGCTGAACAAGATGCAGAGCGGCCGGGCGCTGCCCGAGCTCAGCCTCCGGCGCACCGTGCTGATCGCCAACACCCTGCGGCAGatccaggaggagatgcgggtgGAGAGCAGCCAGCTGGCGTCCACCATGGACCTGGAGGGGTGCGGCGGGGCGGAGCTGGGCACGGCGCGGgaaccccctccctcccgcctCTCCACCGAGAGCTACCCGGACGGCCTCGACGACTACATGCCCCTCGCCTCCGACGAggacttctccctctcctccgccATCAACTCCATCCTGCGGGACTTGGACATCGTCATCGACGGCAgcccctcgctctccccccctcccgacGACGAGGTGGCGGAGCCCATGGAGCTGGCGGCTGAGGACGAGGACGGGGCCCAGCCCTCGGGGCAACACAGGCCCCTGGAGTCGGTGTTCGGCAGCTTCGAGATCATGAGCTCCAGCTACCTGGTGGGGGTGACCCTGGACGATCTCTTCCTCGACATCGACACGTCCCTGTGCGAGTGCGAGGCGCCGTCAACGGTTCTGACGACCGGCGGCAGAGTCACCGCCCCGAGCCCGGCCGACGACTCGACCAAGAGCTTCCCCTCGTTGCTCGGCACCAACCCCAGTTTAAGGACGGACCTGAACGACCTTGATCACATCATGGAGATCCTGGTcagctcttaaaaaaaaaacaaaacaaaaaaaacacaaagaggaAAAAAAGAGCCACTACACTGTGACGGGATTCCGACTGACTTCCACTAGCCAAAGATGGCGCctcctgccttcttcttcttgcgtatggcttgcacagcctaaagttgtagatcaagttgttctatttgatcttgtttgtacaCGTTGGGttaattgcatttgtcgaaacagggtggaccacgtgaaggttgcaatctcccaccccacctcctgccctgaagcccccccccccccccccccccccccccccacccaaccccacacCCTCGTCCTCCCTCAAACCGAACAATGCCACCATCTGCtggaggtgggggtggtgggtgcgTGCTGGCCCTGTCCCATGACTCGCATTCTACTCAGGGCCCTCAATCGATGCGGGGCAACACTTCACGTCCATGTACCGAGCGGACAGGCAGTGGAGGTGGGCGGGCGGCGGGAGAGGACGGGGCCACATACATACAGACAAATGGGAACGGGTGCTCACCGACGTGGCTGTCGGCAATGCCGCCTCCGGGCAACAACTGCTCAAGGCCGCAGGAGAGGTGGATCAAAGATGTTTCGTATTGTACCTGGAAATGTGGCGGGGAGAGTTTTAAACTAACGATCATGTTGAATgtgcgttttctctctctctcactctctctatctctcactctctctctatctctctctatcactctcaCTATCTCTCACTCTATCACTCACTATCactctcactatctctctctatctctctcactctatctctatctctctcactatcactctcactctatctctctctctcattctatctctctctctcactctctctctcactctctatctctctcactctctctctctcactatctctctctctctatctctctctctctctcactctcactcactctctctctctctctctctcactctcactatctctcactctcactcactatcACTCtcactctatctccctctctcactatctctctcactatcactcactctcactcactctcactctatcactcactatctctctctcactctcactcactatcACTCtcactctatctccctctctcactaTATCTCTCACTCTTATCACTCtcactctcttccctctcctcccctctccacctctctcccctctctccttctctctctctctctctctccctctctccctccccttctctctctgcattttactttgtacttgaatttggattTTAAAGTTTTTAATTGAGATTATTATTACACGTGGGAAGACAGATCCCTTTGAGCCTCCAATTTGAATGTGACGACAAGCTGGGCGAGGGGTGTTAGAGTGAAGCTAACCCCTGGTGTGACAGGCCAGGCACCTTTCCTTCTGCCAGCCCTGTTACTGGAGAGGTCACTTCATGTAGCGTGGTTGGCCGTGTCATCTTGAGCAATTCTGTTATGATTCGGGTTCCTCCCCCTTGCCAGGCGAACAAGAATCTATAATGGTTGCTGTTTATGAGCTGTGTCACACACGTTCCCTGGGGAGGGGTGGACTGAGGGATGTTTCGGAGAGCAAGGGCACAAAGCAGCAGCCTCGATGTTTGGAGACTTGGCACGTCCGAGAACAACGGCCCGCTCTTCCCCGCATTGCCTTTGCCGTACCATCTTCCCAGCCCAGTTTAACCCGGTGGTCATCCTTACCCCCACAGTCACCCTGCTGCTCTGGTCCTGAGAAGTCCGATGCCTTAATGCTCTGCGCACATGGCGGAgggagtgggaatgggagtgTGGGATCGAATCAGGCTGCCCTTTATCCTGGgaatggaatggggggggggggggttccttgCTCCAGTGATTTTCGCTACAAACGGGAGTCACCACGGTTGTACTGTGACTCGTCGCTTGCTGGGGAGCCGTTTGGAAAGCCTCGGCAGTGAGGATGGCCCTGCTTGTTTAAAGCTGATGGGCTGGTGCTGAAGTGACCCAAACACTTGACTTTTCTTTTTGttccagaaggaactgcagatgctggaaaattgaaggtagacaaaaaatgctggagagactcagcgggtgaggcagcatctatggagcgaaggaaaaaggtgacgtttcgggtcgagaccctttttccttcgctccatagatgctgcctcacccgctgagtttctccagcattatttgtcTTGACTTTCCTCTTTGGTCACTTGtttccaaagatcctataacggagcaagatagaccactcctgctaaatgcaatgggctgacgtgtagtacacaacgTGGGCCTTCTTTTcacccatttcagtaacccgacccgacccgcagtgtaatcaacattgcgggggaacagtttgtgttaataaattaaagttctgaaaatgaggagaatattttttaccaaataacttttattttaatgaggatgttgccgtaaccggcttccatctccgccttagtatcctatgggatctttggcgctgagacggaagccggttacggaaatggagccatgaatctgcccatgaccgtacaacgtctttttcgtcgagtggaccatcttccccgctataggatctttgctcgttTCTGTCtgcaccacaatgtttgtgcaagAGGGTGCGGACTCTTCAGCTTCTGATCCCCTTCAGTCAGGAGGTCTCTACCATTCAGTATTTTAACAATTTGTAGGGTGTCATGAATGTTTTCCGATGTATTTAAGAACATGATCACTGCTAATAGAAAGCTATGGTCCCTGTTCTAGTTTATAAAGAGAAATTAAGGTTAAACAGCCATATTAAATTATCAATGTTTTGTAACCGCACTACCGACACAgttatgggcccgtcccacttacgcaacttttccgGCAACCGCCGACACCCTTCATAGGTCgctgaaaaatgtcaacatgttgaaaattcagcggcgatcagaaagacgctacgactctttgggcgactgaggagactactcacgaccatacaagctTCACGTTTcgacatgtcgcagggtgaagcctgtatgatcATGAGTAGTCGCCAGACAGTTGTACcatgttctggttgccgctggattttcaacatgttgaaaattttcggggacctgtaacgacctatgacgggtaccggcagtcgccgaaaaggtcgcgtaagtgggacaggcccatcaagtATTTTTAAACTTTGTTTCATGATGGCACATTGTATGGCGCAGAGTTTAGCAGTAActaagttgattttttttttctgtactgGTGTATATGCCACTTAATTTGTCTTCCTGTGTATTTTTTGTGTTGAAGTGGGTGGGTGGTGGATTCAGGCAGAGTATAAATTTACACCAAGAAGGAGGCTTTGCCTTTCTGACTCAGTTCCACGATCATCCTTTTTATGCGTGGGGAGATGGAGCAGAAAATCTGCGAGGCAATCCATGATTCAGTCGTCACGGCAGGAGGCATTCTTCCTTAAAAGGGCTCAGTTTGAGTCGAAGCGCAAGATGTTCTACCAGGGAGGGGGTTATATTCGCCGCCCATGGGAAATCATGaagcaatgggtttaagaaggaactgcagatgctggaaaatcgaaggtagacagaaatgctggagaaactcagcgggtggggcagcatctatggagcgaaggaaataggcgacgttttgggtcgagacccttcttcagactgatgtgagggtaggggagggggggacgggaagaagaaatgaagaggcggaaacagtgggctgagggagagctgagaaggggaggagaaagccgggactacctgaaattagagaagtcaatgttcataccgctggggtgcaaactgcccaagcaaaatatgaggtgctgctcgtcCGATTTACGGTGGCAataggagtgatttaaaaaagaATTGGGGAAAGTGCCTC
Coding sequences within:
- the LOC129714250 gene encoding SERTA domain-containing protein 2-like, with product MVGKGVKRKRHAEGGLDPSFQKLADCPQSYSLKRQLVLNTSLNKMQSGRALPELSLRRTVLIANTLRQIQEEMRVESSQLASTMDLEGCGGAELGTAREPPPSRLSTESYPDGLDDYMPLASDEDFSLSSAINSILRDLDIVIDGSPSLSPPPDDEVAEPMELAAEDEDGAQPSGQHRPLESVFGSFEIMSSSYLVGVTLDDLFLDIDTSLCECEAPSTVLTTGGRVTAPSPADDSTKSFPSLLGTNPSLRTDLNDLDHIMEILVSS